A single window of Cloacibacillus sp. DNA harbors:
- a CDS encoding formate/nitrite transporter family protein: MSYKIPAEIASAAVDSAIKKSRLPLLSMVVLGFLAGSYIAMGGYFMTVVTQDASGFVGLGISKLLGGIVFALGLLLVIAAGGELFTGNCIMPIAILSGKVSWAAAARNLIVVYISNLVGGIFFAWILYLSGTITPSCAQTALSIAVAKVNIPLGEMIIRGILCNWFVALAVWIAFGALDMSGKYIACLMPISAFVAMGFEHCVANMYFISLGLFLKNDAAVMTQCQLPAEKLMNLTPLGYWRNLIPVTFGNMIGAAVLVGVLYYIVFKKGLSKDI, from the coding sequence ATGAGTTATAAGATTCCAGCAGAGATCGCCTCTGCGGCTGTTGATTCAGCGATAAAGAAAAGCCGTCTTCCCTTATTGTCCATGGTTGTTCTGGGGTTTCTTGCCGGTTCATATATCGCTATGGGCGGATATTTTATGACGGTAGTTACACAGGACGCCTCCGGCTTTGTAGGGCTGGGTATCTCAAAATTATTGGGTGGCATAGTCTTCGCGCTCGGCCTTTTGCTTGTAATTGCTGCCGGCGGGGAGCTATTCACCGGAAATTGTATTATGCCTATCGCAATACTTTCCGGCAAGGTATCATGGGCGGCGGCCGCGCGTAACCTTATCGTCGTGTATATTTCAAACCTTGTCGGCGGTATTTTTTTTGCATGGATTCTATATCTCAGCGGCACGATAACACCCTCCTGCGCTCAGACGGCGCTTTCAATCGCCGTGGCCAAGGTCAATATTCCACTCGGAGAGATGATAATTCGCGGAATTCTCTGTAATTGGTTCGTGGCGCTCGCCGTATGGATCGCATTTGGCGCGCTTGACATGAGCGGAAAATATATCGCTTGTCTGATGCCAATTTCAGCCTTCGTGGCGATGGGTTTTGAACATTGCGTTGCAAACATGTACTTCATCTCGCTAGGCCTCTTCCTGAAAAACGACGCCGCCGTCATGACACAGTGTCAGCTGCCGGCTGAGAAACTGATGAATCTCACTCCGTTGGGATATTGGAGAAACCTTATTCCCGTTACATTCGGAAATATGATAGGCGCCGCCGTGCTGGTTGGCGTTCTTTATTACATCGTGTTCAAAAAAGGACTGTCAAAGGATATCTGA
- a CDS encoding GNAT family N-acetyltransferase: MKITEITRKDENTIQKVSFIWEKSVRATHLFLTEDDMADISKDVDEALASVPTLLTAENEDSESVAFMGIDGDRLEMLFLLPEERGQGIGKKLMRHAIDKYSVKRLCVNEQNTAALGFYEHMGFKVYKRTERDEQGNPFPLLYMKLK, from the coding sequence ATGAAAATTACTGAAATAACAAGAAAAGACGAAAACACCATACAGAAGGTATCATTCATCTGGGAAAAATCAGTGCGCGCGACGCACCTATTTCTCACAGAGGACGACATGGCCGACATCTCAAAAGATGTCGACGAGGCGCTGGCCTCCGTCCCTACACTGCTGACGGCGGAGAACGAAGACTCAGAATCTGTCGCCTTCATGGGGATAGACGGAGACCGGCTTGAAATGCTCTTCCTTCTGCCGGAGGAGCGCGGGCAGGGCATCGGCAAAAAACTCATGCGCCACGCCATCGATAAATACTCCGTAAAGCGGCTCTGCGTTAATGAGCAAAACACCGCGGCGCTCGGCTTTTACGAACACATGGGATTCAAGGTATATAAGCGCACGGAGCGCGACGAGCAGGGCAATCCATTCCCGCTGCTCTATATGAAGCTGAAATAG
- a CDS encoding class I SAM-dependent methyltransferase translates to MKENKYDDKLFFEKYAGMKRSVEGLDGAGEWETLKSLLPDFRGKRLLDLGCGYGWHCIYAVEQGAASATGIDISEKMLAVAREKTHYPQVTYKRMALEEMDFPDGSFDIALSSLALHYVKSFGDVARRVNRFLSDGGYFVFSAEHPVFTAEGSQDWYRNDTGKILHFPVDNYFCEGLRHARFLGEEVVKYHKTLTTYIDGLLTNGFELLRLVEPQPPERMLDIEGMRDEMRRPMMLIVAARKKSGGR, encoded by the coding sequence TTGAAAGAAAATAAATACGACGATAAGCTCTTCTTTGAAAAATACGCCGGGATGAAACGCTCTGTTGAGGGGCTGGACGGCGCAGGAGAATGGGAGACGCTGAAGAGTCTGCTGCCGGATTTCAGGGGGAAACGCCTTCTGGACCTCGGCTGCGGGTACGGTTGGCACTGCATCTACGCGGTGGAACAGGGCGCGGCCTCGGCTACGGGAATAGACATCTCCGAAAAGATGCTTGCCGTGGCGAGGGAAAAGACACACTATCCGCAGGTGACATACAAACGTATGGCGCTTGAGGAGATGGATTTTCCCGATGGCTCCTTCGATATCGCCCTCAGCTCGCTGGCCCTGCATTATGTCAAATCTTTCGGCGATGTCGCAAGGAGGGTGAACCGTTTTCTCAGCGACGGCGGCTATTTCGTCTTCTCGGCGGAGCATCCGGTATTCACCGCCGAGGGCTCGCAGGACTGGTATCGCAACGATACTGGGAAGATACTGCACTTTCCCGTCGACAACTACTTCTGCGAGGGGCTGCGTCACGCGCGTTTCCTTGGCGAAGAGGTCGTCAAGTACCATAAAACACTGACGACCTACATCGACGGGCTGCTGACAAACGGCTTTGAGCTGCTGCGCCTAGTCGAGCCGCAGCCTCCCGAAAGGATGCTCGATATCGAGGGCATGAGGGACGAGATGCGCCGCCCAATGATGCTTATCGTGGCGGCAAGAAAGAAAAGCGGCGGCAGATAA
- a CDS encoding formate--tetrahydrofolate ligase yields MAFLSDIEIAQQAAMEPIVDVAKKLDIDADDLELYGKYKAKVSFDLWEKVKDNKDGKLILVTAITPTPAGEGKTTTSVGLAQALAKLGKKVTLALREPSLGPVFGVKGGAAGGGYSQVVPMEDINIHFTGDFHAITSAHNLLAAMLDNSIQQGNLLNIDPRRIVFKRVLDMNDRALRNIVIGLGGKPDGVPRQDGFDITVASEIMAILCLSQGIEDLKECLSKIIIAYTYDDKPVTAKELEAQGAMAMLLKDAIKPNLVQTLEHVPAFIHGGPFANIAHGCNSVMATKYGLKLADYFVTEAGFAADLGAEKFLDIKCRLAGLKPNAVVIVATIRALKMHGGVAKEDLGNVNMAALEAGIPNLEKHVENMLSFGLPVVVALNAFPTDTEEELKFIQEKCAKLGVPVVESDIWAKGGEGGIKMAEEVIKACDKENSFHYLYDEKLSPKEKIETIATKIYGADGVVFTDKAEKDLKKIHDLGKDGLLICMAKTQASISDDASKKGRPTGFKLTVREVRLSAGAGFIIPITGAIMTMPGLPKRPAACNIDVDAQGKVSGLF; encoded by the coding sequence ATGGCATTTCTTAGCGACATTGAGATAGCGCAGCAGGCTGCGATGGAGCCCATCGTAGATGTTGCGAAAAAACTCGACATTGACGCGGATGATCTTGAGCTTTACGGCAAGTATAAGGCGAAGGTTTCTTTTGACCTTTGGGAGAAGGTAAAGGACAACAAGGACGGCAAGCTGATTCTTGTCACCGCGATAACCCCGACTCCTGCGGGGGAGGGCAAGACTACGACCTCCGTCGGCCTTGCGCAGGCGCTGGCAAAGCTCGGCAAAAAGGTAACCCTGGCGCTCCGCGAGCCCTCCCTGGGGCCAGTCTTCGGAGTGAAGGGCGGAGCCGCCGGCGGCGGTTACAGCCAGGTCGTCCCGATGGAGGATATCAACATTCACTTCACCGGCGACTTCCACGCTATCACCTCGGCGCACAACCTTCTGGCCGCGATGCTCGACAACTCCATCCAGCAGGGAAATCTCCTCAATATAGACCCGCGCCGCATCGTCTTTAAGCGCGTGCTTGACATGAATGACCGCGCGCTGCGCAACATCGTCATCGGCCTCGGCGGCAAGCCCGACGGCGTTCCGCGCCAGGACGGCTTCGACATCACCGTCGCCTCCGAGATCATGGCGATCCTCTGCCTGTCACAGGGCATCGAGGACCTCAAGGAATGCCTCTCGAAGATAATCATCGCCTATACCTACGACGACAAACCGGTGACCGCGAAGGAGCTCGAGGCTCAGGGAGCGATGGCGATGCTGCTGAAAGACGCCATCAAACCGAATCTCGTCCAGACCCTCGAACATGTCCCCGCCTTCATCCACGGCGGACCCTTTGCTAACATCGCCCACGGCTGCAACAGCGTCATGGCGACAAAATACGGTCTGAAGCTTGCCGACTACTTTGTCACCGAGGCTGGCTTCGCCGCCGACCTTGGCGCGGAAAAATTCCTCGACATCAAATGCCGCCTCGCGGGACTCAAGCCGAACGCCGTCGTCATCGTGGCGACCATACGCGCCCTCAAAATGCACGGCGGCGTGGCCAAAGAGGACCTCGGCAATGTGAACATGGCGGCCCTTGAGGCGGGAATCCCGAACCTTGAGAAGCATGTCGAGAACATGCTCTCCTTCGGCCTGCCCGTCGTCGTGGCGCTCAACGCCTTCCCGACAGACACGGAGGAAGAGCTCAAATTCATCCAGGAAAAGTGCGCGAAGCTCGGCGTTCCCGTAGTAGAGTCCGACATCTGGGCGAAGGGCGGCGAGGGCGGCATCAAGATGGCCGAAGAGGTCATCAAGGCCTGTGACAAAGAAAACAGCTTCCATTACCTCTACGACGAGAAACTCTCGCCGAAAGAGAAGATCGAGACCATCGCGACGAAAATATACGGAGCGGACGGAGTGGTCTTCACCGACAAGGCGGAAAAAGACCTCAAGAAGATCCACGACCTCGGCAAAGACGGACTGCTCATCTGCATGGCGAAAACGCAGGCCTCGATCTCCGACGACGCGAGCAAAAAGGGGCGTCCGACCGGATTCAAACTTACGGTGCGCGAAGTTCGCCTCTCCGCGGGCGCGGGATTCATCATCCCGATCACGGGAGCGATCATGACGATGCCCGGCCTGCCGAAGCGTCCCGCCGCCTGCAACATCGACGTCGACGCTCAGGGTAAGGTCTCAGGACTCTTCTAG
- the ftcD gene encoding glutamate formimidoyltransferase produces MSKKILLCELNVSEGRDEAKIKRITESLTATPNITIMDIDSDADHNRSVYTWIGEPEDVLAGAMNITAQAVEEIDMAMHHGSHPRQGAVDVVPFVPVRNVEKEEALDIARRYGKFLGGLGVPVYYYEDAATKPSRQNLVDIRKGQYEALPEKMQNEEWRPDEGPFAFVPKSGVTVTGVRFPLVAYNVNLRTDDLEIAKAIAKRMRFSSGGLRFCRAIGLALEERGMVQVSMNLTNFEKTPIPVVYDLIKSLADSYGVGIADAELVGPLPLAALEEVIRHCLRVRRFEMEQIIETHLLG; encoded by the coding sequence ATGTCAAAAAAGATACTGCTCTGCGAATTGAACGTCAGCGAAGGAAGAGACGAAGCGAAGATCAAACGGATAACGGAGTCGCTGACCGCCACCCCGAATATTACGATAATGGATATCGACTCAGACGCCGACCACAACCGTTCCGTCTATACCTGGATAGGGGAGCCGGAGGATGTGCTTGCGGGAGCAATGAATATTACGGCGCAGGCGGTCGAAGAGATAGACATGGCCATGCACCACGGCAGCCACCCGCGCCAGGGGGCCGTAGATGTCGTCCCGTTCGTCCCCGTGCGTAACGTAGAGAAAGAAGAGGCCCTTGATATTGCCCGGCGCTATGGGAAATTCCTCGGAGGACTCGGCGTTCCGGTATATTACTATGAGGATGCCGCCACAAAGCCGTCGCGTCAGAATCTGGTCGATATACGCAAAGGGCAATACGAGGCTTTGCCCGAAAAGATGCAGAACGAGGAGTGGCGGCCGGACGAAGGGCCGTTCGCTTTCGTACCAAAGTCCGGAGTAACAGTCACGGGTGTTCGTTTCCCGCTCGTCGCGTATAACGTGAACCTGCGGACGGATGATCTCGAAATAGCAAAGGCCATCGCGAAGCGTATGCGCTTCTCAAGCGGCGGGTTACGCTTCTGCCGCGCGATAGGTCTTGCGCTTGAGGAACGGGGAATGGTGCAGGTGTCGATGAACCTGACCAACTTTGAGAAGACGCCGATTCCTGTCGTATACGACCTTATCAAGTCTCTCGCCGACAGCTACGGCGTCGGGATCGCCGATGCCGAGCTTGTGGGGCCTTTGCCGCTTGCAGCGCTGGAAGAGGTGATACGTCATTGTCTGCGGGTGCGCCGTTTTGAGATGGAGCAGATAATAGAGACGCATCTGTTAGGCTGA
- a CDS encoding cyclodeaminase/cyclohydrolase family protein, producing the protein MKIFYEVVEKIMDSRDVTVGGGSASAVAGAMAAGLVGMVSRLSVGKEYGLPDERYLEIAEELDELAVQLKEGAVEDTRSYLGIKAAFALPKATDEQKSTRRAAIESAAIRAANVPLENGRAALRILEFCREMDGKFNPAASSDMEAGVLLAEMAVKDTALNVEANLSLIKTQEINEELARSACGLKAAVQ; encoded by the coding sequence ATGAAAATATTTTATGAAGTAGTAGAAAAGATAATGGACAGCAGGGACGTTACGGTTGGCGGAGGCTCGGCCTCCGCTGTCGCCGGAGCGATGGCCGCGGGGCTTGTGGGGATGGTTTCGCGTCTTTCGGTCGGTAAGGAATACGGCCTTCCCGATGAAAGATATCTTGAGATCGCGGAGGAGCTTGACGAACTTGCCGTACAGCTAAAAGAGGGCGCGGTAGAGGATACGCGCTCATATCTGGGAATAAAGGCCGCCTTTGCGCTTCCCAAAGCCACCGATGAGCAGAAGTCCACGCGCCGCGCGGCGATTGAGAGCGCGGCAATAAGGGCCGCCAATGTGCCGCTGGAAAACGGCCGCGCCGCCCTGCGTATACTGGAGTTCTGCCGCGAGATGGACGGAAAATTTAACCCCGCGGCCTCGTCGGATATGGAGGCGGGAGTTTTGCTCGCCGAGATGGCCGTTAAAGATACGGCGCTTAACGTGGAGGCTAATCTTTCACTCATAAAGACGCAGGAGATAAACGAAGAGCTGGCACGGTCGGCCTGCGGGCTCAAAGCCGCGGTACAATAA
- the hutI gene encoding imidazolonepropionase, with product MKKKAADIVIENAAQILTCEKDAADHIGLIKNGSVAIGEGKITAVGSRSEIAPLIDAATRVIDASGKVVTPGFVDCHTHVVFGGTRVEEYCARLETDDLDELKRRGVPMGIMVTLSATRDLPMEELYEQSAERVRRMILSGTTTLESKSGYSLNTEGEMRQLKINRILAEKLPVDISSTFLGAHGWAPDMTKEAYMDMLIKEMIPEVGRSGLAEACDIWCDSGHYEKEECRKILEAGREHGMEPKIHAGAYSYVGGEDLAAEMKMYSADHLNYTPISALEKLAESGVTGVVLPRIDFAVNHPLFFNPRPMFEAGLELGMATNCCPGCWCTSMPFIISLACRQHGMPPARALRAATYGGACALKREDRIGSIEAGKQADILILDIPTYEDIAYRLGENPVDTVIRYGKISVQNGAVIQEI from the coding sequence TTGAAGAAAAAGGCAGCGGATATAGTCATTGAAAACGCCGCTCAGATACTGACCTGTGAAAAAGATGCCGCGGACCATATAGGGCTTATCAAAAACGGTTCCGTGGCGATAGGCGAGGGTAAGATAACGGCCGTCGGCAGCCGGAGCGAGATCGCGCCGCTGATCGACGCGGCGACGAGGGTCATCGACGCCTCCGGCAAAGTCGTCACGCCTGGTTTCGTCGACTGTCACACCCATGTGGTATTCGGAGGAACGCGCGTGGAGGAGTATTGCGCCAGATTGGAGACCGACGACCTTGACGAGCTGAAACGCCGGGGAGTGCCGATGGGGATCATGGTGACATTGTCCGCGACACGAGACCTACCGATGGAAGAGCTTTACGAACAGTCCGCAGAGCGGGTGCGCCGGATGATATTGAGCGGCACGACGACGCTTGAGAGCAAGAGCGGCTACAGCCTTAATACCGAGGGGGAGATGCGCCAGCTTAAGATAAACCGCATACTCGCGGAAAAATTACCGGTAGATATATCTTCGACATTTCTCGGCGCGCACGGCTGGGCTCCCGATATGACGAAAGAGGCGTACATGGATATGCTCATTAAAGAGATGATCCCGGAGGTCGGGAGAAGCGGGCTGGCCGAGGCCTGCGATATCTGGTGCGATTCCGGGCATTATGAAAAAGAAGAGTGCCGGAAGATACTTGAGGCGGGACGCGAACACGGAATGGAGCCTAAGATACATGCGGGAGCCTATTCGTATGTCGGCGGCGAGGACCTTGCCGCCGAGATGAAGATGTATTCCGCGGACCATCTTAACTATACTCCGATATCGGCACTGGAGAAGCTTGCCGAAAGCGGGGTTACCGGCGTCGTCCTTCCGAGGATAGATTTTGCCGTGAATCATCCGCTCTTTTTTAATCCGCGTCCGATGTTTGAGGCGGGGCTTGAGCTTGGGATGGCTACCAACTGCTGTCCCGGATGCTGGTGTACTTCAATGCCCTTCATAATCTCTCTCGCCTGCAGACAGCACGGGATGCCGCCGGCCCGTGCCCTGCGCGCCGCCACTTACGGAGGCGCCTGCGCGCTGAAACGGGAGGACCGTATAGGTTCCATAGAGGCGGGCAAACAGGCCGATATTTTAATTCTTGATATCCCGACCTACGAAGATATCGCCTATCGTCTTGGAGAAAACCCGGTGGACACGGTCATAAGATACGGAAAGATAAGCGTTCAGAACGGCGCTGTCATACAGGAGATATAA
- a CDS encoding urocanate hydratase — MAGNAQILYEVKAQRGNTLRCKGWRQETILRMLENNMENAEHPEKLIIYGGNGKCARNWESYHAIVKSLKELEDDETLVVQSGMPVAVFKTHKYAPVVVMATTNFMRPSWETFYDLEAKNLTIFAQYTAAPWEYIGTQGVIEGTFETLAAVGIKHYDGSMENRILLTAGAGGMGGNQTWAMKMHGGVAIVIDADIETLERRVAKNYLDEIVGSLDEAIEKAKKCVAEKTPHSFGVVGNAADLFEEAFDKGFMPDVVTEMCPCHDPVSYIPSGYTPEQARELRNTDMDKYLELARATMKRQLAVMLKYLDKGVPTFEYGTSIRKECRDAGFPEAEAMRLPAFVADYIRPLFCEGRGPFRWTCISGDPADLKRTDELAMELFGDDPIVGRWIPLASKHLPIEALPARICYMGFGQRKKFALAVNDLIKKGEIKGPVAFSRDNLDSGSIVNPTFESERMPDGGDLISDWPMLNGLLNACGMCDLIAIQANYSMGEAVHTGVTQIADGTADADIRLEVAMTVDSGIGVIRHAQAGYDSAKDVANGKGKLTKEGIKVPLWWQPADKVTFGPDGSDKL; from the coding sequence ATGGCAGGCAACGCACAGATACTCTACGAGGTAAAGGCACAGCGCGGGAATACACTGAGATGCAAGGGGTGGCGTCAGGAGACGATCCTCCGCATGCTAGAAAACAATATGGAGAACGCGGAGCACCCGGAAAAACTGATAATCTACGGCGGCAACGGCAAATGCGCGCGCAACTGGGAGTCGTACCACGCGATTGTCAAGAGCCTTAAAGAACTTGAAGACGACGAGACCCTGGTCGTACAGTCAGGTATGCCGGTAGCGGTATTCAAGACTCACAAATATGCCCCCGTGGTCGTGATGGCGACGACAAACTTTATGCGTCCGTCATGGGAGACTTTCTATGACCTCGAAGCTAAAAACCTTACAATCTTTGCGCAGTATACGGCGGCTCCCTGGGAGTACATCGGAACGCAGGGTGTCATCGAAGGAACTTTCGAAACGCTCGCCGCGGTCGGTATCAAGCACTATGACGGCAGCATGGAAAACCGCATACTCCTCACCGCGGGAGCCGGCGGAATGGGCGGAAACCAGACCTGGGCGATGAAGATGCACGGCGGTGTGGCGATCGTTATCGACGCCGACATTGAGACGCTCGAGCGCCGCGTCGCGAAGAACTATCTCGACGAGATCGTGGGCTCGCTTGACGAGGCCATCGAAAAGGCTAAGAAGTGTGTTGCGGAAAAGACGCCGCATTCATTCGGAGTCGTCGGCAACGCTGCGGACCTCTTTGAAGAGGCTTTTGATAAGGGATTCATGCCCGACGTGGTGACGGAGATGTGCCCCTGTCACGACCCGGTGTCATATATCCCCTCAGGATATACGCCGGAGCAGGCGAGAGAGCTCCGTAACACCGATATGGATAAATATCTCGAACTGGCCCGCGCGACAATGAAGCGCCAGCTCGCGGTGATGCTTAAATACCTCGATAAGGGCGTTCCCACCTTTGAATATGGCACAAGCATCCGTAAAGAGTGCCGCGACGCCGGATTCCCCGAAGCCGAGGCGATGAGACTGCCGGCCTTTGTCGCCGACTATATACGTCCGCTCTTCTGCGAAGGCCGCGGCCCCTTCCGCTGGACCTGCATCTCCGGCGATCCCGCGGACCTCAAGAGAACCGACGAACTGGCGATGGAGCTCTTCGGAGACGACCCGATCGTCGGTCGCTGGATTCCGCTCGCAAGCAAGCATCTTCCGATCGAGGCGCTGCCGGCCCGTATCTGCTACATGGGGTTCGGCCAGAGAAAGAAGTTCGCGCTCGCGGTCAACGACCTGATTAAGAAGGGTGAGATAAAGGGCCCCGTGGCCTTCTCCCGCGACAACCTTGACTCCGGTTCGATCGTCAACCCGACATTTGAATCCGAGCGTATGCCGGACGGCGGCGACCTCATCTCCGACTGGCCGATGCTCAACGGTCTGCTCAACGCCTGCGGCATGTGCGACCTCATAGCCATTCAGGCCAACTACTCAATGGGTGAAGCCGTACACACCGGCGTTACCCAGATCGCGGACGGCACCGCCGACGCCGATATCCGTCTTGAAGTGGCAATGACGGTGGACTCAGGAATCGGCGTTATCCGTCATGCCCAGGCCGGTTACGACTCCGCGAAGGATGTCGCGAACGGCAAAGGCAAGCTCACAAAGGAGGGAATCAAAGTTCCCCTTTGGTGGCAGCCGGCCGACAAGGTCACCTTCGGCCCCGACGGAAGCGATAAACTATAA
- a CDS encoding YjiH family protein, with protein MTKQLQYSPLKFLFFSAIGIFMFFIPITFMGKNSIPIDHVITLIRKIPHLGSLYVVIVTIWGVARAVRLKKYASSFTDAFFFVTNLIGTAFCAMVYFNIGPEWFLDKNIAPYIFNAVAVSVTMLIPIGSIFLAFLVNYGLMECVGELMVPVMRPIFHTPGRAAIDTVASFVGSYSVGLIITNNVYRKGGYTAREAAIIGTGFSTVSATFMIIVAKTLGIIEHWNIYFWVTLVVCFTVTAITLRIPPLSRVPDTFYPGAVPEGDIIEESGGRFERAWKIGVRTGATAPGLYEIAKDNFTYGIVMASGVGAAIMFFGVSALLISKYTTLFDYTAWIYYPFFKVLGMPDAMLAAKAASTSIADMFLPAILCRDSALTTRFVVAVICISEVLFFSGMLPCLTGTDIPLKMREIFIIWFERVVFSILIATPIVYILF; from the coding sequence ATGACAAAACAGCTGCAGTACAGCCCGCTCAAGTTTTTGTTTTTCAGCGCAATCGGAATATTCATGTTTTTCATCCCGATAACATTCATGGGAAAAAACAGTATTCCCATCGACCATGTGATAACTTTGATAAGAAAAATACCGCACCTGGGGTCTCTCTATGTGGTCATCGTCACCATCTGGGGGGTCGCTCGCGCGGTGCGGCTGAAAAAATACGCCTCTTCGTTCACAGACGCGTTTTTCTTCGTAACAAACCTCATCGGCACGGCATTCTGCGCGATGGTCTATTTTAATATCGGACCGGAATGGTTCTTAGACAAAAATATCGCGCCATATATATTCAACGCCGTGGCGGTATCCGTTACGATGCTGATACCGATAGGCTCAATATTTCTCGCCTTTCTCGTCAATTACGGCCTTATGGAGTGTGTCGGAGAGCTGATGGTCCCGGTCATGCGCCCAATATTCCACACGCCGGGCAGAGCCGCGATAGACACCGTCGCCTCTTTCGTAGGCAGTTATTCGGTCGGGCTCATCATCACAAACAATGTTTACAGAAAGGGCGGCTATACCGCGCGTGAGGCGGCCATCATCGGAACCGGTTTTTCCACGGTATCCGCGACATTTATGATAATCGTCGCCAAGACACTCGGGATCATCGAGCACTGGAACATATATTTCTGGGTTACTCTGGTCGTCTGCTTTACCGTAACGGCAATCACCCTTCGCATTCCGCCGCTCTCCCGCGTGCCTGATACATTTTATCCCGGCGCGGTACCGGAGGGAGATATCATAGAGGAGAGCGGCGGCCGTTTCGAGCGCGCGTGGAAGATCGGGGTAAGAACGGGAGCGACCGCCCCGGGACTTTATGAGATCGCAAAAGACAACTTCACCTACGGCATCGTGATGGCCTCGGGAGTGGGCGCCGCGATAATGTTTTTCGGCGTGAGTGCGCTTCTCATCTCAAAATATACGACGCTCTTCGACTACACCGCCTGGATATACTATCCATTCTTTAAGGTCCTTGGAATGCCTGACGCCATGCTGGCCGCCAAGGCCGCGTCGACGTCGATCGCGGACATGTTCCTGCCCGCGATATTATGCAGGGATTCCGCTTTGACAACGCGCTTCGTCGTCGCCGTCATCTGTATCTCGGAGGTGCTCTTCTTTTCCGGAATGCTGCCCTGCCTCACGGGAACGGATATTCCGCTGAAGATGCGGGAAATTTTCATCATCTGGTTTGAGCGTGTGGTATTTTCAATACTGATCGCAACGCCAATCGTATATATACTCTTCTAA